The following is a genomic window from Bordetella sp. H567.
TCGGCGTCGACCTGGAAGGTCACACGGATGCGCGCCGCCCCCGCCACCATCGGCGGGATTCCGCGCAGTTCGAAGCGGGCCAGCGAGCGGCAGGCGGAGACCAGCTCCCGTTCGCCCTGTACCACATGGATGCTCATCGCACCCTGGCCGTCCTTGAACGTCGTGAATTCCTGCGCCCGCGCGACCGGAATCGTGCTGTTGCGCGGGATGATGCGTTCCACCAGCCCGCCCATGGTTTCCAGGCCCAGCGACAGCGGGATGACGTCCAGCAGCAGCCAGTCTTCGCCGGGCGCGCGGTTGCCGGCCAGCAGATTGGCCTGCAGGGCGGCGCCCAGGGCCACCACCTGGTCCGGATCCAGATCGGTCAGCGGGGTCTGGCCGAACAGTTCGCCGACGGCGCGCTGCACGACAGGCATGCGCGTGGCGCCGCCCACCATCACCACCCCGCGTACGTCCGAGGCCGCCAGCTTCGCGTCGCGCAAGGCGCGCCGCGCACAGTCCAGCGTGCGTTCGATCAACGGTGCGGCCAGGGTTTCAAACGCCAGGCGGGTCAGCGGCACGTCCACCGCCGTCCCGTCCTGCAACTGGAAGCTCACGGTGGTTTCCGCGACATCGGACAAGCGCTCACGGGCCGCGCGCGACGCCACCATCAGGGCGCGCTTGTCATGGCGCGACCAACCGTCCGACCGGGCCACCTCGGCCATGACCCGTTGCGAGATCAAGGCATCGAAATCGTCACCGCCCAGGGCGGTATCCCCACCGGTGGAGACGACTTCGAACACGCCCTTGGTCAGCCGCAGTATGGACACATCGAACGTGCCCCCGCCCAGGTCATAGACGGCGTACACGCCTTCCGAGGCGTTCTCCAACCCATAGGCAATGGCCGCCGCGGTCGGTTCGTTCAGCAGGCGCAACACGTTCAGGCCGGCCAGCCGCGCGGCGTCGCGCGTGGCCTGCCGCTGGGCATCGTCGAAGTACGCGGGCACCGTGATCACGGCGCCCACCAGTTCGTCGCCCAGCGCCGCTTCCGCACGGCTGCGCAGCCGCGCCAGGATGTGGGCGGATACTTCCACGGGGCTGAGATCGCCCTGCGCGGTGTGCAGACGCACCATGCCGGGGGCGTCGACCAGGTCGTAGCCCGCGCCCGACGCACGTACTTCGTCGGCCGTGCGCCCCATGAACCGTTTCACCGACACGATGGTGTTGCCGGGATCCTCTGCCTGGGCAGCCAGGGCCTCGTGCCCCACGACCGGCTCGCCGTCCGGCAGATACCGCACCGCCGATGGCAGCAGCGCGCGGCCAGCCTCGTCCCGCAGCACTTCGGGCACGCTGCTGCGCACCGTGGCGACCAGCGAGTTGGTCGTGCCCAGGTCTATTCCGACCGCGAGCTTGCGCTCGTGCGGCGCGGGGGATTCACCCGGTTCGGAAATCTGCAGTAAAGCCATGGTTGGGATTTATAAGTGTGTGAATGACGGCAGACCCGCTGCCGGCCCATCCGGCGATGAAGCGGCCTAATCGATGGCCTGCGCGAGTTCCTGGCTTATCTTTCGCACGAACATCCATTCGCGGATCTTCGTGGCGGCACCTGCCGCGTCGCGCCGCTGATCCAGCAGACCGGACACCTGGCGCTGGAAATCGGCTTCCGCTTCCTGCAGCTCGGCTCGCAGCGTCTCGGCCTCCGGGCCCGTGCCGCCCTGCTCGCGCACGTCGTCCAGCATTTCCCGCCAGGCCATCTGCTGCATCAGGAAATCGGTATCCATGGACGTATTGCTTTCCGTCTGCAGATCGACGCCCGCCTGCTCGCACAGATAACGTGCGCGCAGCAAGGGATCGCGCAGCTGCCGATATGCCTCGTTCGCGCGCGCGGACCACTGCATGGCCACCCGGCGTTCGGCGGGCGAGGCCGTGGCGTAGCGGTCGGGATGCACCTGGGCGGCGACGGCCCGCCACGCGTGCTCCAGCTGCGTGGCGTCGATCTCGAACCGCGCCGGCAGACCGAACAGTGAAAAATGATCGTCGACGGCTGCCAAGGTTTACACCGTGAAGGACTCGCCGCAGCCGCAGGTCGCCTTTTCGTTGGGATTGTAGAACTTGAACCCTTCGTTCAGCCCTTCGCGCGCATAGTCCAGTTCCGTCCCGTCGATATACGCCAGGCTTTTCGGATCCACGAACACCTTCACGCCATGGCTTTCGAAGACCTGGTCGGCGGCATCGGGCTCGTCCACGTATTCCAGCTTATAGGCCATCCCGGAACAGCCGGTGGTCCTGACGCCCAGACGCAAGCCCACGCCTTTGCCGCGGCGCTGCAAATACCGGCTGATGTGGTTTGCCGCTTGAGGAGTCAGCGTGACGCCCATATCAACTCCGGGAATGCTTGTCTTTGTAATCCTTGACGGCCGCCTTGATGGCGTCTTCCGCAAGGATGGAACAGTGGATCTTCACCGGCGGCAGGGCCAGCTCTTCGGCGATCTGCGTATTGCGGATGTTCATCGCCTCGTCCAGCGTCTTGCCCTTGACCCATTCGGTCACCAGCGAGCTGGAAGCAATGGCCGAGCCGCAGCCATAGGTCTTGAACCGCGCGTCTTCGATGACGCCGCTGGCATTGACCCTGATCTGCAGCTTCATCACGTCGCCACAGGCCGGCGCGCCGACCATGCCGGTTCCGACGGAATCGTCGCCCTTTTCGAAGGACCCCACGTTGCGGGGGTTTTCGTAGTGATCCAGAACTTTTTCGCTATATGCCATGATATTTCTCCCCTTCGCCAGGCGAAGGCAATTTGAATTCGCTCGCGCGGTACGGCGGGCGCCCCTGCGGGTTACCGGTCAGTGCGCCGCCCACTGCACGCTGTTCAAATCCACGCCTTCCTTGGCCATTTCCCAAAGCGGCGACATGTCGCGCAGCTTGCCGACCCGCTTCTTCAGCAGATCGACGGTAAAGTCGATTTCCTGTTCCGTGGTAAAGCGTCCAATCGTGAAGCGGATGGAACTGTGCGCCAGTTCATCGTTGCGGCCCAGGGCGCGCAGCACATAGGACGGCTCCAGGCTGGCGGAGGTACAGGCCGACCCGCTGGACACCGCCAGTTCCTTGACGGCCATGATCAGCGACTCGCCTTCCACGTAGTTGAAGCTGACGTTCAGGTTGTGCGGCACGCGGCGATCCATATCGCCATTCAGGTAGACCTCTTCGATTCCCGACAAGCCCGCCCAGAGGCGGTCCCGCAGCATACGGATACGCTCGTTCTCCGTGCCCATTTCCTCGCGCGCCAGGCGGAAGGCTTCGCCCATGCCGACGATCTGGTGCGTGGGCAGCGTGCCGGACCGAAAGCCCCGCTCGTGGCCACCGCCATGCATCTGGGCTTCGATGCGCACACGGGGCTTGCGCCGCACATACAAGGCGCCTATGCCCTTCGGGCCATAGGTTTTGTGCGCGGAAAACGACATCAAGTCGATCTTGAGCTTCTGCAGGTCGATTTCCACCTTGCCGGTCGCTTGCGCGGCGTCGACATGAAAAATGATGCCGCGCTCGCGACAGATTTCGCCCAGCGTTTCGACGTCCTGGATGACACCGATCTCGTTGTTCACCATCATCACCGACACCAGGACGGTATCGGGGCGCAGTGCCGCCTTGAACACATCCAGATCGATCAGGCCGTTTTCCATCACGTCCAGATACGTGACTTCGAAACCCTGGCGCTCCAGCTCACGCGTGGTGTCCAGCACCGCCTTGTGCTCGGTCTTGACCGTAATGATGTGCTTGCCGCGTTCCTTGTAGAAATTCGCCGCACCCTTGATCGCCAGGTTGTCCGATTCCGTGGCGCCCGACGTCCAGATGATTTCACGCGGATCGGCGTTCACCAGCTTGGCGACCTCTTCACGGGCGCGTTCGACCGCATCCTCCGCTTCCCAGCCGATGGAGTGGCTGCGCGAGGCGGGGTTGCCGAAGTTTTCATACAGCCACGGCACCATTTTTTCCACCACGCGCGGATCGACCGGAGTCGTGGCGGAATAGTCGAGGTAGATGGGACGGTTGGTCATGTCGTACAGCTCCTGATTTTCTTATACGGTGGCGGACGCGCCCGGTTGCGCCGCGCTGGCACTGGTACACGGGCTGGCAACGCTGGCGCCATTCGTCAACCGATTGACGCGGACCGTGCCGTTCTGGGCCTGGCTGTTCGCTTCCTGGAGCTGGCGCACGCGCTGCTGGTCGACCAGGTCCTGCAGGGAAACGGAATCCAGGTAATCCACCATCTTGCGATTGAGCGTGGCCCACAGCTCATGCGTCATGCACTTGCCGGACTTGCCATCCTTGCCGCTCGTACAGTCTTGCTTGCCGCCGCAGCTGGTCGCATCCAGCGGTTCGTCCACGGCGAAGATGATGTCGGCCACCGTGACGTTGCGAGCCAGGCGCGCGAGCGAGTAGCCACCGCCCGGACCACGCACGCTGTCGACCAATTCGTGGCGACGCAGCTTGCCGAACAGCTGTTCCAGATAAGAAAGAGAGATGTTTTGGCGCTGGCTGATGGCCGCCAGCGTAACCGGCCCGCTGTGCTGGCGCATGGCGAGGTCGATCATGGCGGTCACGGCGAAACGTCCTTTGGTAGTCAGCCGCATAACGAGGGTTTCCTGTTTAGCCAGTAGGCCCGGCGCAGCCGGGATCCAATACCTGAGTAATTGGCTCAAGTATAGCCTATTCCCGACTAATTTGCTATGAAACCCTGCGCCCGATAGGGGCGAGGAAGGCGCCGGCCAAGGCCGGGCGCCAGGCACCGTATGACCGCGCCAAGGCGCCAGCGCCGGCGACGCGAGGGGCGCGGCTCAACGCCCCCAGGCAGATGAAGACTGCCGCATACGGACCGCTGTCCACCCAGGCTGAAAGGCCGGCCACGGATGCCGCAAGACGCCAATACGTGCAAATGCCCGCCAGACGGGCGGGCATTAGCTCTGCAGTGAGACTACGCCGGACATCGCCGGAACGATCAAGCCGCCTGGTATTGCGTGGCGCGCTTGCGGACCAATTCCAGCACGCCCTGACAGGCGTCTTCCAGATAGTCCAGCACCTTGCCGAATCCCTCCGGCCCGCCGTAGTACGGATCCGGAACAGTTGCCTCTTCGAACTCGTTGGCGAACCGCATCAGCAACATCAGCTTGTGCTGGTATGCCTTCGGGCATTGCTGCTGGAGCGCGGAGAGGTTTTCCCAGTCCATCGCCAGAATGAGATCGAACTCACGAAAATCGTCGGGCGTGACCTGACGCGCCTCGCAATGCGTGATTTCATAGCCGCGCTTGCGGGCTGCGGCCTGGGCCCGGGCATCCGGGGCTTCGCCAATGTGGAAAGCATGCGTACCGGCGGAATCTATCCGCACGACATCGCCCAGCCCGGCGTCATTGACCAGCCGGCGGAACACGCCTTCTGCGCTCGGCGAGCGGCAGATGTTGCCCATGCAAACGAAAAGTACCTTGGTCATCATGCTTGATAGTCTGCGGGAAAACCCGCAACTAGGCAAGCTTTTTTTCTGTCCAAAACCGGTATCCGCGACGAACTTTGCCAGCGGAAAAACCGTGATGAATCAGCCACCTATAGGCCGAACCTAATAAAGCGATTGATGCTTTCTAAGTCCGTTTTCGAACCGGATTCAATGCTCTGGGACGCGGCGCAACAACACGACATCATGTCCGCCTGATGTCAGCGCGATGACATCCCCGCAACAAGCCCGGCGCGGC
Proteins encoded in this region:
- the hscA gene encoding Fe-S protein assembly chaperone HscA, encoding MALLQISEPGESPAPHERKLAVGIDLGTTNSLVATVRSSVPEVLRDEAGRALLPSAVRYLPDGEPVVGHEALAAQAEDPGNTIVSVKRFMGRTADEVRASGAGYDLVDAPGMVRLHTAQGDLSPVEVSAHILARLRSRAEAALGDELVGAVITVPAYFDDAQRQATRDAARLAGLNVLRLLNEPTAAAIAYGLENASEGVYAVYDLGGGTFDVSILRLTKGVFEVVSTGGDTALGGDDFDALISQRVMAEVARSDGWSRHDKRALMVASRAARERLSDVAETTVSFQLQDGTAVDVPLTRLAFETLAAPLIERTLDCARRALRDAKLAASDVRGVVMVGGATRMPVVQRAVGELFGQTPLTDLDPDQVVALGAALQANLLAGNRAPGEDWLLLDVIPLSLGLETMGGLVERIIPRNSTIPVARAQEFTTFKDGQGAMSIHVVQGERELVSACRSLARFELRGIPPMVAGAARIRVTFQVDADGLLGVTAREQSTGVEASVTVKPSYGLSDDEITRMLADSIDQADADARARMLREQQVEARQLAESVRAALAVDGDLLDAEERARVDAALVRAEAAQDNEDVDAVRAAVQALSASTEDFAARRMDRSIRRALSGRKLDELT
- the hscB gene encoding Fe-S protein assembly co-chaperone HscB, translating into MAAVDDHFSLFGLPARFEIDATQLEHAWRAVAAQVHPDRYATASPAERRVAMQWSARANEAYRQLRDPLLRARYLCEQAGVDLQTESNTSMDTDFLMQQMAWREMLDDVREQGGTGPEAETLRAELQEAEADFQRQVSGLLDQRRDAAGAATKIREWMFVRKISQELAQAID
- the iscA gene encoding iron-sulfur cluster assembly protein IscA, producing MGVTLTPQAANHISRYLQRRGKGVGLRLGVRTTGCSGMAYKLEYVDEPDAADQVFESHGVKVFVDPKSLAYIDGTELDYAREGLNEGFKFYNPNEKATCGCGESFTV
- the iscU gene encoding Fe-S cluster assembly scaffold IscU; the encoded protein is MAYSEKVLDHYENPRNVGSFEKGDDSVGTGMVGAPACGDVMKLQIRVNASGVIEDARFKTYGCGSAIASSSLVTEWVKGKTLDEAMNIRNTQIAEELALPPVKIHCSILAEDAIKAAVKDYKDKHSRS
- a CDS encoding IscS subfamily cysteine desulfurase — protein: MTNRPIYLDYSATTPVDPRVVEKMVPWLYENFGNPASRSHSIGWEAEDAVERAREEVAKLVNADPREIIWTSGATESDNLAIKGAANFYKERGKHIITVKTEHKAVLDTTRELERQGFEVTYLDVMENGLIDLDVFKAALRPDTVLVSVMMVNNEIGVIQDVETLGEICRERGIIFHVDAAQATGKVEIDLQKLKIDLMSFSAHKTYGPKGIGALYVRRKPRVRIEAQMHGGGHERGFRSGTLPTHQIVGMGEAFRLAREEMGTENERIRMLRDRLWAGLSGIEEVYLNGDMDRRVPHNLNVSFNYVEGESLIMAVKELAVSSGSACTSASLEPSYVLRALGRNDELAHSSIRFTIGRFTTEQEIDFTVDLLKKRVGKLRDMSPLWEMAKEGVDLNSVQWAAH
- the iscR gene encoding Fe-S cluster assembly transcriptional regulator IscR, which codes for MRLTTKGRFAVTAMIDLAMRQHSGPVTLAAISQRQNISLSYLEQLFGKLRRHELVDSVRGPGGGYSLARLARNVTVADIIFAVDEPLDATSCGGKQDCTSGKDGKSGKCMTHELWATLNRKMVDYLDSVSLQDLVDQQRVRQLQEANSQAQNGTVRVNRLTNGASVASPCTSASAAQPGASATV
- a CDS encoding low molecular weight protein-tyrosine-phosphatase, whose amino-acid sequence is MMTKVLFVCMGNICRSPSAEGVFRRLVNDAGLGDVVRIDSAGTHAFHIGEAPDARAQAAARKRGYEITHCEARQVTPDDFREFDLILAMDWENLSALQQQCPKAYQHKLMLLMRFANEFEEATVPDPYYGGPEGFGKVLDYLEDACQGVLELVRKRATQYQAA